In Carya illinoinensis cultivar Pawnee chromosome 7, C.illinoinensisPawnee_v1, whole genome shotgun sequence, the following are encoded in one genomic region:
- the LOC122315386 gene encoding uncharacterized calcium-binding protein C800.10c-like isoform X2, with the protein MGAVAPTSSQNVGFRAQGVPNPSMNQHYFPSQQNQSMRPPQVMPLPSVTASHPSQGTASPDLARGGNMLGPNVPNSNISNDWLSGQAGSVPNGPRGIGPSTPLQASQLQSPVSMTSQPTANASKALVVSGNGFASGPNSVSSTSASSAITPVSAVPQPLGKQSSLDSLQSAFSMQPVAAPQPLGSTMTASAPGSSSITSSGISAGLGNPTSDNTHLHWPKMKPSDVQKYTKVFLDVDIDRDGKITGEEARNLFLSWRLPREVLKQVWDLSDQDKDSMLSLREFCFALYMMERYREGRPLPAALPPNVMFDETLLSMTGQSKVPCGNAAWGPRPGFGQQQGMQGARPIAPATGLRPPMQVSAPQADSVSQSNQQKSGVPALEDSFVNQLDTRGPNSMNSKPPEATTAGKKVEETQNVILDSKEKLKFYRTKMQELVLYKSRCDNKLNEITERASADKREAESLGSKYEEKYKQVADIASKLTIEEARFCDIQERRVELHQAIVNMEHGGSADGILQVRADRIQSDLEELLKALTERCKKHGLDIKSTALIELPIGWEPGIQEGAALWDEEWDKFEDESFVNDLTLDAKNTSISPRPKSASVHMEKSYGDDSSPHDLYANGKPGNSLSPEPALESESAYSHSEDELARSPRDSLAGRTQLESPSQEFSDVHYGKGFEADSETHRSFDESTTWGAFDNNDDVDSVWGFNTTTIKYSDNEKHKDIFRSSEFDVKPVRTGSSRAESIFPTKSPFMFEDSVPGTPMSRFGNSPRYSEAGDHFFDNSTRFDSFSMHDGGISPRERFTRFDSMSSSKDFGYGGDRLTRFDSMSSTKDFSHSGAGAFTFDDTDPFGSSGPFRVSSENQTPKSSDNWSAF; encoded by the exons ATGGGTGCAGTTGCACCAACATCCTCTCAAAATGTTGGCTTTAGAGCACAAGGAGTGCCAAATCCTAGTATGAACCAGCATTATTTTCCTTCTCAGCAAAATCAGTCCATGAGACCACCTCAAGTTATGCCATTACCTTCTGTTACTGCTTCCCACCCATCACAGGGGACTGCTAGTCCAGACCTTGCTAGGGGAGGTAATATGTTAGGTCCCAATGTCCCAAACTCAAATATCTCAAATGATTGGCTCAGTGGACAGGCTGGTTCAGTTCCTAATGGGCCCAGAGGTATTGGTCCATCAACGCCCTTGCAAGCTTCACAGCTGCAATCTCCAGTTTCTATGACCTCCCAGCCAACAGCTAATGCCTCTAAAGCGTTAGTTGTTTCAGGAAATGGGTTTGCTTCTGGGCCAAATTCTGTTAGTAGTACTTCTGCCTCTTCTGCCATCACTCCTGTTTCTGCTGTACCTCAACCTTTGGGTAAGCAGAGCTCACTCGATTCATTGCAAAGTGCATTCTCAATGCAACCTGTTGCTGCACCTCAACCTTTGGGTTCAACGATGACAGCCTCAGCTCCAGGTTCTTCCTCAATCACATCATCTGGGATTTCGGCTGGACTTGGAAATCCTACTTCTGACAATACGCACCTTCATTGGCCAAAGATGAAACCATCTGATGTTCAGAAATATACAAAAGTTTTTTTGGACGTAGACATTGACAGGGATGGGAAAATCACTGGTGAGGAGGCACGGAATCTATTTTTGAGCTGGAGATTACCTAGAG AGGTCTTAAAGCAGGTGTGGGACTTATCCGACCAGGATAAAGATAGCATGCTGTCTTTGAGGGaattttgctttgctctttaTATGATGGAAAGATACAGGGAAGGCCGCCCTCTGCCAGCTGCTTTGCCACCTAATGTCATGTTTGACGAGACACTGCTGTCTATGACAGGTCAATCCAAGGTCCCTTGTGGGAACGCCGCTTGGGGCCCCAGGCCTG GTTTTGGACAGCAGCAAGGGATGCAAGGTGCCCGGCCGATTGCACCTGCAACTGGTTTGAGGCCTCCAATGCAGGTAAGTGCCCCCCAGGCTGATAGTGTATCGCAATCCAATCAGCAGAAATCTGGAGTGCCTGCATTGGAGGATTCCTTTGTAAACCAACTTGATACCAGAGGACCAAATTCAATGAACTCAAAGCCTCCAGAGGCAACAACTGCTGGGAAAAAG GTTGAAGAAACACAAAACGTGATATTGGATTCTAAAGAGAAGCTCAAGTTCTACCGCACCAAAATGCAAGAACTT GTTCTATATAAAAGCAGATGTGATAACAAACTAAATGAGATCACAGAAAGGGCATCTGCTGATAAGCGTGAG GCAGAGTCTCTGGGTTCGAAATATGAAGAGAAGTACAAGCAAGTGGCAGACATAGCATCTAAGTTAACCATTGAAGAGGCTAGATTTTGTGATATTCAG GAGAGGAGGGTGGAGTTGCATCAAGCAATTGTTAACATGGAACATGGAGGCAGTGCAGATGGTATCCTTCAG GTGCGAGCTGACCGTATTCAATCAGATCTTGAGGAGCTGCTGAAGGCTCTAACTGAACGTTGCAAGAAACATGGATTGGATATTAAGTCGACTGCATTGATTGAGCTTCCAATTG GTTGGGAACCTGGAATTCAAGAAGGAGCAGCTCTTTGGGATGAAGAGTGGGATAAGTTTGAAGATGAAA GTTTTGTTAATGATCTCACTCTTGATGCAAAAAATACTTCCATCTCTCCAAGACCAAAATCTGCATCTGTTCACATGGAAAAATCGTATGGTGATGATAGTTCACCCCATGATTTATATGCTAATGGAAAGCCAGGCAATTCTTTGAGCCCTGAacctgccttggagagtgaaTCTGCTTATTCCCACAGTGAAGATGAATTGGCCAGAAGCCCTCGGGATAGTCTGGCTGGAAGGACTCAATTAGAGAGTCCATCTCAAGAATTTTCAGATGTTCATTATGGAAAAGGTTTCGAAGCAGATTCAGAAACACATAG AAGTTTTGATGAATCAACGACATGGGGTGCCTTCGACAATAATGACGACGTGGACTCAGTGTGGGGATTTAATACTACCACTATCAAG TACTCGGATAATGAGAAGCACAAAGATATCTTTAGATCTAGTGAGTTTGATGTAAAGCCAGTAAGAACAGGGTCCTCACGTGCAGAAAGCATCTTTCCGACAAAGAGCCCATTTATGTTTGAAGATTCTGTTCCGGGCACTCCGATGTCCAGGTTTGGAAATTCTCCAAGGTACAGTGAGGCGGGGGATCACTTCTTTGACAACTCCACAAGGTTTGATTCCTTTAGCATGCATGACGGCGGAATTTCGCCACGGGAGAGGTTTACAAGGTTTGATTCCATGAGCAGCAGCAAAGATTTCGGCTATGGTGGTGACAGGCTTACAAGGTTTGATTCTATGAGCAGCACCAAAGACTTCAGCCACAGTGGTGCTGGTGCATTTACTTTTGATGACACAGACCCCTTCGGATCCTCTGGCCCATTTAGGGTCTCATCAGAGAATCAAACGCCGAAAAGTTCGGATAATTGGAGTGCTTTCTAG
- the LOC122315387 gene encoding uncharacterized protein At5g43822 isoform X2, translating into MLNFGRRYQVLQDPSNYGALNCIDGIRDEVLRKQMESLEINLLSMKRTMEEFHGIVFSIEKIHRDSKQQIKGGSSKPNAKQLQQRVGVKPSLVDCLDGLLVLYDMHHSEYRLKASVVSALSALTLKPSASDLCALQQLLVDQPNIPKEEVQFIFDIIFAEEIC; encoded by the exons ATGTTAAATTTTGGGCGTCGTTATCAGGTGCTTCAAGACCCTAGCAATTATGGTGCTCTGAATTGTATCGACGGCATCAGAGACGAAGTGCTGAGAAAGCAGATGGAGTCTTTAGAAATAAATTTGCTTTCCATGAAGAGAACCAT GGAGGAGTTTCATGGTATTGTTTTTTCAATTGAGAAGATTCATCGAGACAGTAAACAGCAAATTAAAGGTGGTTCCAGTAAGCCAAATGCAAAGCAACTGCAGCAACGAGTTGGCGTAAAACCCAGCCTTGTTGATTGCTTGGATGGGCTTTTGGTTCTTTATGACATGCACCATTCAGA GTACCGTCTCAAAGCATCAGTGGTTTCAGCACTATCAGCACTTACCTTGAAACCCAG TGCCAGTGATCTATGTGCTCTCCAGCAGCTCCTGGTTGATCAGCCTAATATCCCCAAAGAGGAAG TTCAATTCATATTTGATATCATATTTGCTGAAGAAATATGTTGA
- the LOC122315387 gene encoding uncharacterized protein At5g43822 isoform X1: protein MEAMVKKYQQKFRKVRDEMNRWDELQCRLISQFRNASSIIERLQVLQDPSNYGALNCIDGIRDEVLRKQMESLEINLLSMKRTMEEFHGIVFSIEKIHRDSKQQIKGGSSKPNAKQLQQRVGVKPSLVDCLDGLLVLYDMHHSEYRLKASVVSALSALTLKPSASDLCALQQLLVDQPNIPKEEVQFIFDIIFAEEIC from the exons ATGGAGGCGATGGTGAAGAAATATCAGCAAAAGTTCAGAAAGGTTAGGGACGAAATGAACCGTTGGGACGAGCTTCAATGTCGCTTAATTTCACAGTTCAGGAACGCCTCCTCCATCATCGAGAGGCTCCAG GTGCTTCAAGACCCTAGCAATTATGGTGCTCTGAATTGTATCGACGGCATCAGAGACGAAGTGCTGAGAAAGCAGATGGAGTCTTTAGAAATAAATTTGCTTTCCATGAAGAGAACCAT GGAGGAGTTTCATGGTATTGTTTTTTCAATTGAGAAGATTCATCGAGACAGTAAACAGCAAATTAAAGGTGGTTCCAGTAAGCCAAATGCAAAGCAACTGCAGCAACGAGTTGGCGTAAAACCCAGCCTTGTTGATTGCTTGGATGGGCTTTTGGTTCTTTATGACATGCACCATTCAGA GTACCGTCTCAAAGCATCAGTGGTTTCAGCACTATCAGCACTTACCTTGAAACCCAG TGCCAGTGATCTATGTGCTCTCCAGCAGCTCCTGGTTGATCAGCCTAATATCCCCAAAGAGGAAG TTCAATTCATATTTGATATCATATTTGCTGAAGAAATATGTTGA
- the LOC122314705 gene encoding U-box domain-containing protein 44-like has translation MADNWDGSFDLGSQSDESSQFERLYLEPIYDAFVCPLTKQVMRDPVTLENGQTFEREAIEKWFKECRESARKMVCPLTLKELKSTDLKPSIALRNTIEEWTARNEAVQIDMARRSLNLGSSDSDILQALKCVQYVCQKSRSNKHIPRNAGLIPLVVDMLKSSSRKVRCKTLETLRIVVEDDDENKKMLAEGDTVRTIVKFLSHELSKEREEAVSLLYELSKSETLCEKIGSINGAILILVGMTSSNSEDLLTVEKADKTLENLEKCENNVRQMAENGRLQPLLTQLLEGPPETKLSMAAYLGELVLNNDVKVIVAKTVGLSLINIMRNGNIQSREAALKALNQISSYEASAKVLIEAGILPPLVKDLFAVGSNLLPMRLKEVSATILANVVSSGYDCDSIPVGSDHQTLVSEDIVHNLLHLISNTGPAIECKLLQVLVGLTNSPTTVVNVVSAIKSSGAAISLVQFIEAPQRDLRLASIKLLKNLSPLMGQELADALRGSVGQLSSLIKVISENIGISEEQAAAVGLLAELPERDLGLTRQMLDEGAFQMIFSRVVRIRQGETRGSRFVTPFLEGLVQVLARVTFVLADEPDCIAFCREENVAALFIELLQANGLDNVQMISATALENLSLESKNLTTLPELPAPGFCASIFTCFSKQQVITGLCRLHRGTCSLKESFCLLEGQAVAKLVALLDHTNEKVVEAALAALSTLLDDGVDIEQGVTVLYEVEGIKPILDVLLEKRTDNLRRRAVWAVERLLRTEDIAYEVSGDPNVTTALVDAFQHADYRTRQIAERALKHVDKIPNFSGIFPNMG, from the exons ATGGCTGATAACTGGGATGGGAGTTTTGACCTTGGCAGCCAATCAGATGAGAGCAGTCAATTTGAAAGATTATACCTTGAGCCTATTTATGATGCATTTGTCTGCCCATTGACAAAGCAAGTTATGCGTGATCCTGTTACCTTAGAGAATGGGCAAACTTTTGAACGAGAAGCAATTGAAAAGTGGTTCAAGGAATGCAGGGAGAGTGCAAGAAAGATGGTGTGTCCCTTAACGCTGAAGGAATTAAAAAGCACAGATCTGAAACCTAGTATAGCTTTGAGGAACACCATTGAAGAGTGGACTGCTAGGAATGAAGCTGTTCAGATTGATATGGCTCGTAGGTCATTGAATCTGGGGAGTTCAGATAGTGATATTCTGCAGGCTTTGAAGTGTGTCCAGTACGTATGCCAAAAGAGCAGATCCAATAAGCATATCCCACGTAATGCAGGGTTGATACCCTTGGTTGTTGACATGTTAAAGAGCAGCAGCCGTAAAGTTCGGTGTAAAACTCTGGAAACTCTTCGAATTGTGGTGGAGGATGATGATGAGAATAAG AAAATGTTGGCTGAGGGAGACACTGTGCGCACTATAGTAAAGTTCTTGTCCCATGAACTCTCCAAAGAGAGGGAGGAAGCTGTATCTTTGCTGTATGAGCTCTCCAAATCCGAAACATTGTGTGAGAAGATTGGTTCGATCAATGGAGCAATTCTTATCTTGGTTGGAATGACAAGCAGCAATTCAGAGGATCTTTTAACTGTTGAAAAGGCTGATAAAACGCTAGAAAATTTGGAGAAGTGTGAGAACAATGTGCGGCAGATGGCTGAAAATGGCAGACTGCAGCCTCTTCTGACGCAACTCCTTGAAG GGCCACCAGAAACCAAACTGTCCATGGCTGCATATCTTGGTGAGCTGGTCTTGAACAATGACGTAAAAGTCATTGTGGCCAAAACTGTCGGTTTATCTTTGATTAATATAATGAGAAATGGAAATATTCAGTCAAGAGAAGCTGCTTTAAAAGCTCTAAACCAGATCTCATCTTATGAGGCAAGTGCCAAAGTGTTGATAGAGGCTGGGATACTTCCCCCTCTTGTGAAGGATCTCTTTGCTGTTGGTTCCAATCTGCTTCCCATGAGACTAAAAGAGGTTTCTGCAACAATTCTCGCTAATGTTGTGAGCTCGGGTTATGACTGTGATTCTATCCCAGTTGGATCCGACCACCAGACTCTGGTCTCAGAAGACATAGTCCATAACCTACTACATCTCATTAGCAACACAGGTCCAGCAATCGAGTGCAAGCTTCTCCAGGTTCTTGTTGGGCTCACTAACTCTCCAACTACCGTTGTTAATGTTGTCTCTGCCATCAAAAGCTCTGGTGCTGCTATCAGTTTGGTTCAGTTTATTGAGGCTCCACAGAGAGATTTGCGGCTAGCTTCCATTAAACTTTTGAAGAACCTCTCCCCACTCATGGGTCAGGAATTGGCTGATGCCCTGCGCGGCTCAGTTGGCCAGCTCAGCAGCCTAATTAAAGTCATATCAGAAAATATAGGAATCAGTGAAGAGCAGGCTGCAGCTGTTGGCCTTTTAGCTGAACTTCCCGAGAGGGACTTGGGCCTTACCAGGCAGATGCTGGATGAGGGTGCCTTTCAGATGATCTTCTCTAGAGTTGTTAGGATCCGTCAAGGAGAGACTAGGGGCAGTCGATTTGTCACTCCATTCCTAGAAGGGCTTGTACAGGTTCTTGCGAGGGTTACATTTGTCTTAGCTGATGAACCTGACTGCATTGCTTTCTGCCGCGAGGAGAATGTTGCTGCGTTGTTTATTGAACTGCTTCAGGCCAATGGACTAGACAATGTACAGATGATCTCTGCCACGGCACTGGAGAACTTATCACTAGAATCCAAGAATTTGACAACATTGCCAGAGTTGCCAGCACCTGGTTTTTGTGCCTCAATCTTCACATGTTTTAGCAAACAGCAGGTCATAACTGGATTGTGTAGGCTCCATCGAGGAACATGTTCACTAAAAGAATCCTTTTGTCTTCTGGAAGGACAGGCCGTGGCAAAGTTAGTTGCTCTTTTAGACCATACAAATGAGAAGGTGGTTGAGGCAGCCCTGGCGGCATTATCTACTTTACTGGATGATGGTGTTGACATTGAACAAGGCGTAACAGTGCTGTATGAGGTAGAGGGAATCAAACCTATACTCGATGTTTTACTCGAGAAAAGAACAGATAATCTGAGGAGGAGGGCAGTTTGGGCTGTAGAAAGACTTTTGCGAACTGAAGATATAGCCTATGAAGTTTCTGGAGATCCAAATGTGACTACAGCACTTGTTGATGCATTTCAGCATGCTGATTACCGAACCCGGCAGATTGCCGAGCGTGCCTTGAAGCATGTTGATAAGATACCTAACTTCTCTGGAATCTTTCCAAATATGGGATAG
- the LOC122315386 gene encoding epidermal growth factor receptor substrate 15-like isoform X1, with protein MAGKNQGPNMDQFEAYFRRADLDGDGRISGAEAVAFFQGSSLAKQVLAQIWMHADQNKTGFLGRVEFYNALKLVTVAQSKRELTPDIVNAALYGPAAAKIPPPQINLAATSVPQLNSTGAASAPRMGAVAPTSSQNVGFRAQGVPNPSMNQHYFPSQQNQSMRPPQVMPLPSVTASHPSQGTASPDLARGGNMLGPNVPNSNISNDWLSGQAGSVPNGPRGIGPSTPLQASQLQSPVSMTSQPTANASKALVVSGNGFASGPNSVSSTSASSAITPVSAVPQPLGKQSSLDSLQSAFSMQPVAAPQPLGSTMTASAPGSSSITSSGISAGLGNPTSDNTHLHWPKMKPSDVQKYTKVFLDVDIDRDGKITGEEARNLFLSWRLPREVLKQVWDLSDQDKDSMLSLREFCFALYMMERYREGRPLPAALPPNVMFDETLLSMTGQSKVPCGNAAWGPRPGFGQQQGMQGARPIAPATGLRPPMQVSAPQADSVSQSNQQKSGVPALEDSFVNQLDTRGPNSMNSKPPEATTAGKKVEETQNVILDSKEKLKFYRTKMQELVLYKSRCDNKLNEITERASADKREAESLGSKYEEKYKQVADIASKLTIEEARFCDIQERRVELHQAIVNMEHGGSADGILQVRADRIQSDLEELLKALTERCKKHGLDIKSTALIELPIGWEPGIQEGAALWDEEWDKFEDESFVNDLTLDAKNTSISPRPKSASVHMEKSYGDDSSPHDLYANGKPGNSLSPEPALESESAYSHSEDELARSPRDSLAGRTQLESPSQEFSDVHYGKGFEADSETHRSFDESTTWGAFDNNDDVDSVWGFNTTTIKYSDNEKHKDIFRSSEFDVKPVRTGSSRAESIFPTKSPFMFEDSVPGTPMSRFGNSPRYSEAGDHFFDNSTRFDSFSMHDGGISPRERFTRFDSMSSSKDFGYGGDRLTRFDSMSSTKDFSHSGAGAFTFDDTDPFGSSGPFRVSSENQTPKSSDNWSAF; from the exons ATATGGATGCATGCTGATCAGAACAAAACTGGTTTCCTTGGTCGTGTAGAATTTTATAATGCTCTCAAACTTGTAACTGTGGCACAGAGTAAACGAGAATTAACCCCAGATATTGTCAACGCAGCACTATATGGTCCGGCTGCTGCTAAAATTCCTCCACCGCAAATCAATCTTGCAGCCACATCTGTGCCTCAATTGAATTCAACGGGTGCTGCATCTGCCCCACGGATGGGTGCAGTTGCACCAACATCCTCTCAAAATGTTGGCTTTAGAGCACAAGGAGTGCCAAATCCTAGTATGAACCAGCATTATTTTCCTTCTCAGCAAAATCAGTCCATGAGACCACCTCAAGTTATGCCATTACCTTCTGTTACTGCTTCCCACCCATCACAGGGGACTGCTAGTCCAGACCTTGCTAGGGGAGGTAATATGTTAGGTCCCAATGTCCCAAACTCAAATATCTCAAATGATTGGCTCAGTGGACAGGCTGGTTCAGTTCCTAATGGGCCCAGAGGTATTGGTCCATCAACGCCCTTGCAAGCTTCACAGCTGCAATCTCCAGTTTCTATGACCTCCCAGCCAACAGCTAATGCCTCTAAAGCGTTAGTTGTTTCAGGAAATGGGTTTGCTTCTGGGCCAAATTCTGTTAGTAGTACTTCTGCCTCTTCTGCCATCACTCCTGTTTCTGCTGTACCTCAACCTTTGGGTAAGCAGAGCTCACTCGATTCATTGCAAAGTGCATTCTCAATGCAACCTGTTGCTGCACCTCAACCTTTGGGTTCAACGATGACAGCCTCAGCTCCAGGTTCTTCCTCAATCACATCATCTGGGATTTCGGCTGGACTTGGAAATCCTACTTCTGACAATACGCACCTTCATTGGCCAAAGATGAAACCATCTGATGTTCAGAAATATACAAAAGTTTTTTTGGACGTAGACATTGACAGGGATGGGAAAATCACTGGTGAGGAGGCACGGAATCTATTTTTGAGCTGGAGATTACCTAGAG AGGTCTTAAAGCAGGTGTGGGACTTATCCGACCAGGATAAAGATAGCATGCTGTCTTTGAGGGaattttgctttgctctttaTATGATGGAAAGATACAGGGAAGGCCGCCCTCTGCCAGCTGCTTTGCCACCTAATGTCATGTTTGACGAGACACTGCTGTCTATGACAGGTCAATCCAAGGTCCCTTGTGGGAACGCCGCTTGGGGCCCCAGGCCTG GTTTTGGACAGCAGCAAGGGATGCAAGGTGCCCGGCCGATTGCACCTGCAACTGGTTTGAGGCCTCCAATGCAGGTAAGTGCCCCCCAGGCTGATAGTGTATCGCAATCCAATCAGCAGAAATCTGGAGTGCCTGCATTGGAGGATTCCTTTGTAAACCAACTTGATACCAGAGGACCAAATTCAATGAACTCAAAGCCTCCAGAGGCAACAACTGCTGGGAAAAAG GTTGAAGAAACACAAAACGTGATATTGGATTCTAAAGAGAAGCTCAAGTTCTACCGCACCAAAATGCAAGAACTT GTTCTATATAAAAGCAGATGTGATAACAAACTAAATGAGATCACAGAAAGGGCATCTGCTGATAAGCGTGAG GCAGAGTCTCTGGGTTCGAAATATGAAGAGAAGTACAAGCAAGTGGCAGACATAGCATCTAAGTTAACCATTGAAGAGGCTAGATTTTGTGATATTCAG GAGAGGAGGGTGGAGTTGCATCAAGCAATTGTTAACATGGAACATGGAGGCAGTGCAGATGGTATCCTTCAG GTGCGAGCTGACCGTATTCAATCAGATCTTGAGGAGCTGCTGAAGGCTCTAACTGAACGTTGCAAGAAACATGGATTGGATATTAAGTCGACTGCATTGATTGAGCTTCCAATTG GTTGGGAACCTGGAATTCAAGAAGGAGCAGCTCTTTGGGATGAAGAGTGGGATAAGTTTGAAGATGAAA GTTTTGTTAATGATCTCACTCTTGATGCAAAAAATACTTCCATCTCTCCAAGACCAAAATCTGCATCTGTTCACATGGAAAAATCGTATGGTGATGATAGTTCACCCCATGATTTATATGCTAATGGAAAGCCAGGCAATTCTTTGAGCCCTGAacctgccttggagagtgaaTCTGCTTATTCCCACAGTGAAGATGAATTGGCCAGAAGCCCTCGGGATAGTCTGGCTGGAAGGACTCAATTAGAGAGTCCATCTCAAGAATTTTCAGATGTTCATTATGGAAAAGGTTTCGAAGCAGATTCAGAAACACATAG AAGTTTTGATGAATCAACGACATGGGGTGCCTTCGACAATAATGACGACGTGGACTCAGTGTGGGGATTTAATACTACCACTATCAAG TACTCGGATAATGAGAAGCACAAAGATATCTTTAGATCTAGTGAGTTTGATGTAAAGCCAGTAAGAACAGGGTCCTCACGTGCAGAAAGCATCTTTCCGACAAAGAGCCCATTTATGTTTGAAGATTCTGTTCCGGGCACTCCGATGTCCAGGTTTGGAAATTCTCCAAGGTACAGTGAGGCGGGGGATCACTTCTTTGACAACTCCACAAGGTTTGATTCCTTTAGCATGCATGACGGCGGAATTTCGCCACGGGAGAGGTTTACAAGGTTTGATTCCATGAGCAGCAGCAAAGATTTCGGCTATGGTGGTGACAGGCTTACAAGGTTTGATTCTATGAGCAGCACCAAAGACTTCAGCCACAGTGGTGCTGGTGCATTTACTTTTGATGACACAGACCCCTTCGGATCCTCTGGCCCATTTAGGGTCTCATCAGAGAATCAAACGCCGAAAAGTTCGGATAATTGGAGTGCTTTCTAG